The Argiope bruennichi chromosome 9, qqArgBrue1.1, whole genome shotgun sequence genome contains a region encoding:
- the LOC129984421 gene encoding uncharacterized protein LOC129984421 has protein sequence MKLCVTLLLCLLFLGMDARSIKRSPGDGRTLCSMTTPCGWEIYKPYIRTVEYFMKSPCDCPSGTRCARSSDDISISAFVYRCSPIEES, from the exons ATGAAGCTTTGCGTGACTCTCTTACTTTGCCTTCTCTTTTTGGGAATGGACGCTCGTTCCATAAAG AGGAGCCCTGGTGACGGTCGGACGTTGTGCTCGATGACAACGCCTTGTGGGTGGGAGATTTACAAGCCCTACATAAGGACTGTAGAATACTTCATGAAAAGCCC atgcgACTGTCCTAGTGGAACCCGTTGTGCGCGTTCCAGCGACGACATTTCCATATCAGCTTTTGTGTACCGTTGTTCACCTATAGAAGAATCCTGA